A region from the Arachis ipaensis cultivar K30076 chromosome B01, Araip1.1, whole genome shotgun sequence genome encodes:
- the LOC110263214 gene encoding probable pre-mRNA-splicing factor ATP-dependent RNA helicase DEAH5, with protein MAVENPQDSLKKLEYLSLVSKVCTEMESHTGNSDNVLAEFITKLGRSSENVEEFDTKLKENGAKLSDYFVRALLTIIHAILPPKKDSGNSDVKGSKQNGGGSKGKFKALAIADDRDRVKELHKEIEAEAKEKHGGVRDRQIHDEDGHRGRDRDRRDRRDRRDMYDKYDRDERHRDRNRDRDRDNDDYDDEKGDSRRRGRNRENDRGRDKDKDRYERRRRDECEE; from the coding sequence ATGGCGGTGGAGAACCCACAAGATTCGTTGAAGAAGCTCGAGTACTTGTCTCTTGTTTCGAAGGTTTGCACCGAAATGGAGTCTCACACTGGAAACAGTGACAATGTACTCGCCGAGTTCATCACCAAGTTGGGTCGATCTTCCGAGAACGTCGAAGAATTCGACACAAAATTGAAGGAGAACGGTGCCAAATTGTCGGACTATTTTGTCCGTGCACTTCTCACGATAATCCACGCTATTCTCCCTCCGAAGAAGGATTCTGGGAACAGCGACGTCAAGGGTTCGAAGCAGAACGGTGGTGGTTCGAAGGGGAAGTTCAAGGCACTGGCTATTGCAGATGATAGGGATAGGGTTAAGGAGCTGCATAAGGAGATTGAAGCTGAAGCCAAAGAGAAACATGGTGGTGTTAGAGACAGACAAATACACGATGAAGATGGGCACAGAGGAAGAGACAGAGATAGAAGGGATAGAAGAGATAGGAGGGACATGTATGATAAATATGATAGAGATGAAAGGCATAGAGATAGGaatagagatagagatagagataacGATGATTATGATGATGAAAAAGGGGATTCTAGGAGAAGGGGAAGGAATAGAGAGAATGATAGGGGTAGGGATAAGGATAAGGATAGATATGAGAGGCGGAGGAGAGATGAGTGTGAAGAATAA
- the LOC107614890 gene encoding uncharacterized protein LOC107614890 translates to MVSSSGDSNWNTHTLATVAGSSSRPAVASSTVLAYEPPIQPVASLSFVVDLSGNVGDEVGTGEHLPTSLHCATPAGVGDGLFDDPDDDDVEPDLIADDSGDDLRASDPRGVVGGSSSGTQQYLPHFSSLDLDAMRQDGLLGQAAGFGTRDADGSVGNLRKGIWEVKRYNRPHTCLATSISSDHRSLDYHVISTFIMPMVRADASVNIKVLLNTTAANFGFRPTYRRVWMAKQKAVAVIYGDWDESYNELPRWC, encoded by the exons aTGGTATCCAGTTCGGGGGATTCAAACTGGAATACACACACTTTAGCCACGGTGGCCGGTTCTAGCTCGAgacctgccgttgcttcttccACCGTCCTTGCGTACGAGCCACCGATCCAGCCTGTTGCCTCCCTTTCGTTCGTTGTTGATCTTAGCGGCAATGTCGGTGACGAGGTTGGTACAGGGGAACATCTTCCGACCTCATTACATTGTGCTACACCGGCTGGTGTTGGAGACGGATTGTTTGATGATCCAGATGACGATGATGTTGAGCCGGATCTGATTGCTGATGACAGTGGCGATGACCTCAGAGCGAGTGACCCGAGAGGGGTTGTAGGTGGAtctagttctggcacacagcagtacctACCCCATTTTTCATCATTGgacctggatgccatgaggcaggatgGGCTTCTTGGGCAGGCTGCTGGATTTGGCACTAGAGATGCAGATGGGTCTGTTGGTAACTTG cgcaagggcatCTGGGAAGTGAAACGGTACAACAGACCGCATACGTGTCTCGCCACCTCTATCTCCAGCGACCAtaggagtttggattatcatgtgatatcgacattcattatgccaatggtgaGGGCTGATGCATCTGTCAacatcaaggtgctcctaaataCCACGGCCGCAAACTTTGGATTCAGGCCGACGTACAGGAGGGTCTGGATGGCGAAGCAAAAGGCTGTTGCCGTCATctatggtgactgggatgagtcgtacaacgagctccCTAGGTGGTGTTAG
- the LOC107614883 gene encoding cell wall / vacuolar inhibitor of fructosidase 2-like, with protein sequence MRNKASTTLTLVLLTLTLLSTTYSDDLIDQTCKKTPYYELCSNIIHSNPATPSDPKGMVVIMINYTIVNATNTLNYIEDLIKKVTDHELEHKLTFCAESYIPAIKYVLPQAVGSINRGNFGFANYSISYAEKDIVACNKKFTGNQSPLSSRNGIMLQLLDISAAILKILLNG encoded by the coding sequence atgaggaATAAGGCCTCAACCACGTTAACACTTGTTCTTCTCACTTTGACTCTTCTATCCACAACATATTCAGATGATTTGATAGACCAAACATGCAAGAAGACACCATACTATGAACTCTGTAGCAATATCATCCATTCAAACCCTGCCACCCCAAGTGATCCAAAGGGTATGGTTGTGATAATGATCAACTACACTATAGTAAATGCCACTAACACTCTCAACTACATTGAAGACCTTATTAAGAAAGTCACTGACCATGAATTGGAGCATAAATTGACCTTTTGTGCTGAGTCATATATCCCTGCTATTAAGTATGTTCTTCCTCAAGCTGTTGGTTCTATAAACAGAGGCAACTTTGGCTTTGCAAATTACTCTATTTCCTATGCTGAGAAAGACATTGTTGCTTGCAACAAGAAATTCACTGGGAATCAGTCACCTTTGAGTTCTAGGAATGGGATTATGCTGCAGCTTCTTGATATTTCTGCTGCAATTCTTAAGATTTTGTTAAATGGctga